CCGCCGTCCGTCTTCAACGTCCGGCTGACGATCGGAGTTAGGCTTGTTCGCTTAGGATGCTGCCTGTGATCAGAGCGTCAGCAACGCGCTCGGCGCGGATGTTGTAGGTGCCGTTGTCGAGTTGGCGGCTGATTTCCGCCACCCGTTCGGACCGCACATCCGGCGCTTCGCTGGCTTTCTCGACCAGGGGACGAATGTTGCGGCTGTCGGTGGAAAGTTCCAGCCGGTCTCCGCCCTGGTTGCTCTGATCGACGCGCCGGCCTTCTCCCGAATCAGCATTTTCGTTCTGCTTCTGGGCTTCGACCAGTGCGTCTAAAGGGTTTGTGCCGTCGATTCTCATTGCTAATAAAACCTCTCGACAGTGACTAGGAACCGTCGAATATGTGACCGTCGTCACTTTGCTTATCGGCTATGCCGAGCGCAACTTTAGAGGTTTCTAAAGAAATTCTCAAGAATCCGCCGCTCCTCCTGCTGCCTGGTTTTCCTCCGCCCGCTCCAGGTATTGCCGCATCTGCTCCGCCAGGCCGAATCCTCCTTGTTTGACCAACTCCTGGGCCAGGTGCTGGTCCATCATCGACATGTGCACGTCCTTGCCGGGAGCGTCCTCGAAAAGGCCGCTGGATCCGATGCTCTCGCGCATGACCTTGAGCAACTGGGCCACGAAGACCGCCTCGAACTGCCGGGCCATCTCTTCAAGCGAGGCCTGAGGACGCTGCTGGGCCTCTTTGAGCTGGATATTGGCGGTAAGAGCGTCGATCGATTTGATGTCCATTAGATGATCTCCAAATCGGCCTGCAGTCCGCCGTTGGCCTTGATGGCCTGGATGATGGCCAGGATGTCGCGAGGTGAGGCCCCGACGGCGTTGAGGGCCTGGATCACCTGGGCGATGGTGGCGCCTTCGGGAATGCGCACCGGTTGAGCTCGCTGCTCGGTGACCTCCACAGATTGGTTGGGCACCACGACGGTCTCGCCCTCGGACAGCGGCCCGGGCTGCGAGATGGCGAACTGGGTTCCCACTTCGACGGTCAGCGAGCCATGGACGATGGTGACTTCCGAAATCAGCACCTCCTTGCCGAAGATCACGGTACCGGTCTTCTCGTTGATCACGACTTTGGCGCGCACATCGACTTCGACGGGCTGGGTTTCGACCTGGCTGATGAAGTCCACCACCGATGGACGGTATCTCTGAGGCACGATCACGCGCACCGTGCGCGAGTCGATGGGTTGGGCCACATTCTGTCCCACCATGCTGTCGACGGCCGTGGCTACGCGCTTGGCGGTGACGAAGTCGTCCTCGAAGAGCACCAGGTCGAGGTAGTCGCGTCCCTGCAGCGAGAAGCCGACTTCACGCTCGACATAGGCGCCGTTGGGAACGCGTCCTACCGTGGGCTGGTTTTTCTGGATGGAGGTGGTGGCGGTGCTGACGGCGAAGCCTCCGATCGAGACCGGACCTTGAGCCACGGCATAGACCTGTCCGTTGGCGGCCTTCAGAGTCGTGCTCAAGAGAACGCCTCCCTGCAGGCTCTCGGCGTCTCCCAACGAAGACACGGTCACGTCGATGGTCGATCCGACGCGGGCGAAGGGCGGCAGAGTGGCCGTCACGGTGACGGCGGCCGCGTTGGATATCTGCAAGCGGCGCGGATCGACCTGGATGCCTTCGCGGTCCAGCATGTTGGCGAGCATTTGAGTGGTGAAGAAAGTCTGGCGGCTGTCGCCGGTACCGTCGAGTCCCACCACCAGGCCCTGCCCCATGAGCTGGTTGCCGCGTACGCCTTGAAAAGCCGCCACGTCTTTGATGCGCGAATCGGCGGCCTGAGTCCAGGCCGGGAGACCGAGCGCGATCAGCAGGACCAGGCCGAGGCGCTGGCGAGTTTGGCCTATACACAACATGTCGTCTCTCCCTCACGGATTGCCTAGAAGGGCCAGAAGCCCGACAAGATCTTGTAGAGAATGCCCGGCTTCTGAGCTCCGGACACGATTCCGCGGCCTTCCACCGAGATCTCCATTTCCGCCAGCGACGTAGAGGCCACGATGTTGTTGGAGGAGACATCGTTGGGCCTCACCACCCCGCGCACCACCACGATCTGGCGTTCTCCGTTGATGACCACTTCGCGATGGCCTTCCAGCAAGAGATTGCCGTTAGAAAAGACCTCCACCACGCGAGCCGTAACGTTGGTGATCAGGCTGTTGGAGCGGGTGGTGGAGGCGGTTCCCTGAAAGTTCGTTTGGCGGCTGCCGTCGAGCAGGCTGGGCAACTCGGAGATGTGTTTCTCCAGCCCCAGCAGACTGTCGGCGCCCGACTCGATGTCGCTGGCTTTGCTGCTGTCGGTCGTCGCCTGGCTGACGGCGCTGGTCGATTCGCGCACGGCGATGGTGACGATGTCCGCCACCTGGTAGGCCTTGACGTCGCGGAAGACGTCGGATCTTTGGCTGCGGTCGGTCCACAGCGAACCCGAGGCCTCGCGGTTGTCTTCGGGCAGGTTGCGGGCTTGCTCGACATACTGGGAGAGTCCTGAGCGGACGGGTCCCGGATGCTTGGCGGACTCGCCGCAGGCCGAGGCCAGCAAGGCTGACGCCGCGATCAAGGTGAAAGTGCGGAACATCTTCATTGTCGTGCCCTTCCTGGCAGATTGACTTGAACTTCTTTCTCGCCGCTGATGACGGCGCGCACGATGGTTTTGCTTTGCAGGTTTTCTACGGCGATCTGGTCGCCCAGCTTGCCGCCGCCTTTGGCCCGGCCGGTGGTGCTGACCATGAAGTGGGGCCCGCGGGCCACCAAGGTCACGATGTCGCCGTTGCGGACCATGTCGGGACGGTGCAGAAAGCGTCCGCTGAGGGGCTGG
This is a stretch of genomic DNA from Acidobacteriota bacterium. It encodes these proteins:
- the flgM gene encoding flagellar biosynthesis anti-sigma factor FlgM, with the translated sequence MRIDGTNPLDALVEAQKQNENADSGEGRRVDQSNQGGDRLELSTDSRNIRPLVEKASEAPDVRSERVAEISRQLDNGTYNIRAERVADALITGSILSEQA
- a CDS encoding rod-binding protein, whose protein sequence is MDIKSIDALTANIQLKEAQQRPQASLEEMARQFEAVFVAQLLKVMRESIGSSGLFEDAPGKDVHMSMMDQHLAQELVKQGGFGLAEQMRQYLERAEENQAAGGAADS
- a CDS encoding flagellar basal body P-ring protein FlgI translates to MLCIGQTRQRLGLVLLIALGLPAWTQAADSRIKDVAAFQGVRGNQLMGQGLVVGLDGTGDSRQTFFTTQMLANMLDREGIQVDPRRLQISNAAAVTVTATLPPFARVGSTIDVTVSSLGDAESLQGGVLLSTTLKAANGQVYAVAQGPVSIGGFAVSTATTSIQKNQPTVGRVPNGAYVEREVGFSLQGRDYLDLVLFEDDFVTAKRVATAVDSMVGQNVAQPIDSRTVRVIVPQRYRPSVVDFISQVETQPVEVDVRAKVVINEKTGTVIFGKEVLISEVTIVHGSLTVEVGTQFAISQPGPLSEGETVVVPNQSVEVTEQRAQPVRIPEGATIAQVIQALNAVGASPRDILAIIQAIKANGGLQADLEII
- a CDS encoding flagellar basal body L-ring protein FlgH; protein product: MKMFRTFTLIAASALLASACGESAKHPGPVRSGLSQYVEQARNLPEDNREASGSLWTDRSQRSDVFRDVKAYQVADIVTIAVRESTSAVSQATTDSSKASDIESGADSLLGLEKHISELPSLLDGSRQTNFQGTASTTRSNSLITNVTARVVEVFSNGNLLLEGHREVVINGERQIVVVRGVVRPNDVSSNNIVASTSLAEMEISVEGRGIVSGAQKPGILYKILSGFWPF